In a single window of the Agrobacterium vitis genome:
- the dnaQ gene encoding DNA polymerase III subunit epsilon: MREIVFDTETTGLESKLDRVIEIGGIELFNHFPTGRSFHVYINPADRAIHPDALAVHGITPEFLKDKPVFADIVEDLVAFFDGAKWVAHNATFDMGFINAEFERLGRPPVGPEHVVDTLSLARRKHPMGPNSLDALCRRYGIDNSHRTKHGALLDSELLAEVYIEMLGGRQATFGLEQSGNSDKRSRTQDSNVTVEIAARPKTLAPRLTEAEQERHAALVKRLGQKAIWAHYNQGE; this comes from the coding sequence ATGCGGGAAATCGTTTTCGATACGGAAACCACCGGACTGGAAAGCAAACTGGACCGGGTGATTGAAATCGGTGGCATCGAATTGTTCAATCATTTCCCGACCGGCCGCAGTTTTCATGTCTATATCAACCCTGCCGACCGGGCCATTCACCCAGATGCCTTGGCGGTTCACGGCATTACACCTGAGTTTCTGAAGGATAAGCCGGTCTTCGCCGATATCGTCGAGGATCTGGTGGCGTTTTTCGACGGGGCGAAATGGGTGGCGCATAATGCCACATTCGACATGGGATTTATCAATGCCGAGTTCGAGCGGTTGGGTCGCCCGCCGGTCGGGCCGGAGCATGTCGTCGATACCCTGTCTCTGGCGCGGCGCAAACACCCGATGGGCCCAAACTCGCTCGATGCGCTTTGCCGACGCTATGGTATCGACAATTCTCATCGTACCAAGCATGGCGCCTTGCTCGACTCCGAACTTCTGGCTGAAGTTTATATCGAAATGCTGGGAGGTCGCCAGGCGACCTTCGGTCTTGAGCAGTCGGGAAACAGCGACAAGCGATCCCGCACTCAGGATAGCAATGTGACGGTGGAAATTGCCGCCCGTCCGAAAACACTGGCACCGCGACTAACCGAGGCCGAACAGGAGCGCCACGCAGCTCTCGTCAAGCGGCTCGGCCAGAAGGCGATCTGGGCGCATTACAATCAAGGCGAATAA
- the hemE gene encoding uroporphyrinogen decarboxylase has product MTLSAENRKVLKVLEGQSLSPPPIWLMRQAGRYLPEYRQTRAQAGSFLDLCYSPELATEVTLQPIRRYAFDAAILFSDILVIPDALNRNVTFTEGKGPEMTPITADEILALPEQSVFPHLNPVIETVSRLRQTLPDETTLLGFCGAPWTVATYMIAGHGTPDQAPARLFAYRHRQAFLQLLDYLADLSAEYLQAQIDAGADAVQIFDSWAGVLGEEEFADFCVKPVKRIIDKLRLSRPDAKIISFAKGAGTLLKDYRRQTGADAIGLDWSVPLSFAAELQKDGPVQGNLDPMLAIAGGQAMRDGIDRILDRLGAGPLIFNLGHGITPQADPETVRELVQHVRQKVQ; this is encoded by the coding sequence ATGACTTTGAGCGCTGAAAACCGTAAAGTCCTGAAAGTGCTTGAAGGCCAAAGCCTTTCACCACCGCCAATCTGGCTGATGCGTCAGGCTGGCCGCTATCTTCCCGAATATCGTCAAACGCGGGCGCAGGCGGGAAGTTTCCTCGATCTCTGTTATTCACCGGAACTGGCGACGGAAGTGACGCTCCAGCCCATCCGTCGTTACGCATTCGATGCTGCCATTCTGTTTTCTGACATTCTCGTCATCCCCGATGCCTTGAATCGAAACGTCACCTTCACCGAAGGCAAAGGCCCTGAAATGACGCCGATCACCGCCGATGAGATTCTGGCTTTACCGGAACAATCGGTTTTCCCGCATCTGAACCCGGTGATCGAAACAGTGTCCCGATTGCGCCAGACATTGCCGGATGAAACCACCCTGCTTGGATTTTGCGGTGCCCCCTGGACGGTGGCAACCTATATGATCGCTGGCCACGGCACCCCGGATCAGGCCCCGGCCCGGCTGTTCGCCTATCGTCATCGCCAGGCTTTCCTGCAGCTTCTGGATTACCTCGCCGATCTTTCTGCCGAATATTTGCAGGCCCAGATCGATGCTGGTGCAGATGCCGTGCAAATCTTCGATTCCTGGGCTGGGGTTCTGGGCGAAGAGGAGTTTGCGGATTTTTGCGTCAAACCAGTCAAACGGATCATCGACAAACTCCGTCTCAGCCGTCCCGATGCGAAAATCATCAGTTTTGCGAAAGGGGCTGGAACGCTGCTGAAGGATTACCGTAGGCAGACCGGAGCCGATGCAATTGGACTGGATTGGAGTGTGCCTCTGTCTTTTGCCGCCGAGTTGCAAAAAGACGGACCTGTTCAGGGTAATCTCGATCCGATGCTGGCCATTGCCGGTGGCCAAGCAATGCGCGATGGCATAGACAGGATACTCGATCGGCTTGGCGCCGGTCCGTTGATCTTCAATCTGGGCCATGGCATCACCCCGCAAGCCGATCCGGAAACGGTACGAGAGCTCGTGCAGCATGTCAGGCAAAAGGTGCAATGA
- the mltA gene encoding murein transglycosylase A, giving the protein MSGEATKFRLERVGFDRLPGWDADDPSALLPAVVDCLDYLTTVKPYRPGQLGLTSQDLIPLLEKAAALPRADGDALRHLLEDECQVFRIARTDGRAGFVTAFYEPDIEVSDHPDDLYRFPFYRRPDDLIDLDDQSRPENIDPSYVFARKSESGITCYPDRQAIDQGFLQGRGLEIAWAKSKVDVFFVHVQGAARLRYADGRVGRITYAAKAGHPFSGIGGLLLKRGEIPPEAMSMHAIRAWLASHPDQVDEVLWHNRSYIFFREAEVGDLSRGPIAAAKVPLVAGRSLAVDRTIHTFGFPFFIHSQTLTSQDPTGFDSGKPFARLMLALDTGSAIVGPARGDIFTGSGDEAGNLAGAVRNDADFYILIPKQAAKRVESRFG; this is encoded by the coding sequence ATGAGCGGTGAAGCGACAAAGTTTCGGTTGGAGCGTGTTGGCTTCGACCGACTCCCCGGTTGGGACGCTGACGATCCCTCGGCGCTTTTGCCGGCCGTGGTCGATTGCCTGGATTATCTGACCACGGTCAAGCCTTACCGGCCCGGCCAATTGGGATTGACCTCGCAGGACCTGATACCGCTGCTTGAAAAGGCAGCGGCTTTACCACGAGCAGACGGCGACGCATTGCGGCACCTGCTAGAAGACGAATGCCAGGTTTTTCGTATAGCGCGCACGGATGGCAGGGCGGGTTTCGTTACGGCTTTTTATGAGCCCGATATCGAGGTTTCCGATCATCCCGACGATCTCTACCGCTTTCCCTTTTACCGCCGACCTGACGATTTGATCGATCTTGATGATCAGAGCCGGCCTGAAAATATTGATCCCTCCTATGTGTTCGCACGCAAGAGCGAGTCCGGCATAACCTGTTATCCGGATCGTCAGGCCATCGACCAGGGCTTTCTACAGGGACGCGGGCTGGAAATTGCCTGGGCCAAATCGAAAGTCGATGTGTTTTTCGTCCATGTCCAGGGTGCAGCGCGATTGCGTTATGCCGACGGGCGGGTTGGACGGATTACCTATGCTGCCAAGGCGGGCCATCCTTTTTCCGGCATTGGCGGGCTGCTGCTGAAGCGGGGTGAAATTCCTCCCGAGGCGATGTCGATGCACGCGATCCGCGCCTGGCTGGCGTCTCATCCCGACCAGGTCGATGAGGTCTTGTGGCACAATCGCTCCTATATCTTTTTTCGAGAAGCCGAGGTTGGTGACCTGTCACGCGGTCCGATCGCGGCGGCGAAAGTGCCGCTGGTGGCGGGACGATCCCTGGCGGTGGACCGAACGATCCATACATTCGGCTTTCCGTTTTTCATTCATTCCCAAACCCTGACGTCCCAAGATCCGACGGGTTTTGATAGCGGCAAGCCTTTTGCGCGGTTGATGCTGGCGCTCGACACGGGCTCGGCGATTGTCGGACCGGCGCGCGGCGACATCTTCACCGGCTCTGGCGATGAAGCAGGAAATCTCGCCGGGGCGGTGCGCAACGACGCGGATTTCTATATCCTGATCCCGAAACAGGCCGCTAAAAGGGTCGAGTCGAGGTTTGGTTGA
- the rho gene encoding transcription termination factor Rho, with product MAEMKLQELKSKSPTDLLAFAESLEVENASTMRKQELMFAILKMLASQDVEIIGEGVVEVLQDGFGFMRSANANYLPGPDDIYISPSQIRRFSLKTGDTVEGPIRGPKEGERYFALLKVNTINFEDPEKIRHKVHFDNLTPLYPNERFKMELEIPTSKDLSSRVIDLVAPLGKGQRGLIVAPPRTGKTVLLQNIAHSITANHPECYLIVLLIDERPEEVTDMQRSVRGEVVSSTFDEPAVRHVQVAEMVIEKAKRLVEHGRDVVILLDSITRLGRAYNTVVPSSGKVLTGGVDANALQRPKRFFGAARNIEEGGSLTIIATALIDTGSRMDEVIFEEFKGTGNSEIVLDRKVADKRIFPSMDILKSGTRKEDLLVPRQDLQKIFVLRRILAPMGTTDAIEFLIDKLKQTKTNGDFFESMNT from the coding sequence ATGGCTGAAATGAAGCTACAAGAACTCAAGAGCAAATCGCCAACCGATCTGCTGGCCTTTGCGGAATCGCTTGAGGTCGAAAATGCCAGCACGATGCGCAAACAGGAATTGATGTTTGCCATTTTGAAAATGCTGGCCAGCCAGGATGTCGAGATCATTGGTGAAGGCGTTGTCGAAGTCCTGCAGGATGGTTTCGGTTTCATGCGCTCGGCCAACGCCAACTATTTGCCGGGTCCGGACGACATTTATATTTCGCCATCGCAGATCCGGCGGTTCTCGCTGAAGACCGGTGATACCGTTGAAGGTCCGATCCGCGGACCCAAGGAAGGCGAGCGCTATTTCGCGCTGCTGAAAGTCAATACGATCAATTTCGAGGATCCGGAAAAGATCCGCCACAAGGTTCACTTCGATAACCTGACCCCGCTTTACCCGAATGAGCGGTTCAAGATGGAACTGGAGATCCCAACCTCCAAGGATCTTTCTTCGCGGGTCATCGATCTGGTTGCGCCGCTTGGCAAAGGCCAGCGCGGTTTGATCGTCGCGCCACCAAGGACAGGTAAAACCGTCCTCCTCCAGAATATTGCGCATTCCATTACCGCCAACCATCCGGAATGCTATCTGATCGTTCTTCTGATCGATGAGCGTCCTGAAGAAGTGACGGATATGCAGCGTTCCGTCCGGGGCGAAGTCGTTTCCTCGACCTTTGACGAGCCAGCAGTGCGCCACGTCCAGGTCGCCGAAATGGTGATTGAAAAGGCCAAGCGTCTGGTGGAGCACGGTCGTGACGTTGTCATCCTGCTCGATTCCATTACTCGCCTTGGCCGCGCCTATAACACCGTTGTTCCGTCTTCTGGCAAGGTCCTGACGGGTGGTGTTGATGCCAACGCGCTGCAACGCCCCAAGCGCTTCTTCGGTGCAGCGCGTAATATCGAAGAAGGCGGATCGCTGACGATTATTGCAACGGCATTGATCGATACTGGCAGCCGTATGGACGAAGTGATCTTTGAAGAGTTCAAGGGCACCGGCAATTCCGAAATCGTGCTTGACCGCAAGGTCGCCGACAAGCGTATCTTCCCGTCTATGGATATTCTGAAATCCGGAACGCGCAAAGAAGACCTGCTTGTGCCGCGTCAGGATCTTCAGAAGATCTTTGTTCTTCGCCGGATTCTCGCTCCAATGGGAACAACCGATGCAATCGAATTCCTGATCGACAAATTGAAACAGACCAAGACCAATGGCGATTTCTTCGAGTCGATGAATACCTGA
- a CDS encoding pyruvate, water dikinase regulatory protein translates to MENRKNFFHLHLISDSTGETLISAGRAAAVQFQHSNPIEHVYPLVRNRRQADAVLQSIDKEPGIVLYTIVDPELADFIDRRCIEIGVPSVNVLEPIIGTFQTYLGPLARRRVGAQHVMNADYFARIEALNYTMDHDDGQMAEDYDQADVVLVGISRTSKTPTSIYLANRGIKTANIPIVPNAPLPEALLGAKGPLIVGLIATSDRISQVRGHRELGTVSGFDPSDYTDRASIAEELKYARSLCARHNWPVIDVTRRSIEETAAAIIALRAKPR, encoded by the coding sequence GTGGAGAACAGAAAAAACTTCTTTCATCTGCACCTGATTTCTGACTCAACAGGAGAAACCCTGATCTCGGCCGGACGGGCGGCAGCGGTTCAGTTTCAGCATTCCAATCCGATTGAGCATGTCTATCCCTTGGTGCGGAACCGCCGGCAGGCCGATGCCGTACTCCAATCGATCGATAAGGAACCCGGTATCGTTCTTTACACCATCGTCGATCCGGAACTTGCGGACTTCATCGACCGGCGCTGTATCGAGATTGGCGTACCCAGCGTTAACGTGCTTGAGCCTATTATCGGGACGTTTCAGACCTACCTTGGGCCGCTGGCCCGTCGGCGCGTCGGCGCCCAGCATGTGATGAATGCCGATTATTTTGCGCGTATCGAAGCGCTGAATTACACCATGGATCATGATGACGGTCAGATGGCCGAGGATTACGATCAGGCCGATGTCGTTCTGGTCGGGATCAGTCGGACGTCCAAAACCCCGACCAGCATCTATCTCGCCAATCGCGGCATCAAGACCGCCAATATTCCTATCGTGCCTAATGCGCCGTTGCCCGAAGCGCTGCTCGGCGCAAAAGGTCCATTGATTGTTGGATTGATCGCGACATCCGACCGGATTTCACAAGTTCGCGGCCATCGTGAATTGGGAACGGTTAGCGGTTTTGATCCGAGCGATTATACGGACAGGGCCAGCATTGCAGAAGAATTGAAATATGCTCGTTCCCTGTGTGCCCGTCACAATTGGCCGGTGATCGATGTGACGAGGCGATCAATTGAAGAGACAGCGGCGGCAATCATTGCGCTGCGTGCCAAGCCGCGCTAA
- a CDS encoding Tim44/TimA family putative adaptor protein: MGSNDFVTLFFLVAAVLIFWQLRSVLGRRTGNEKPPKDPFAGRPDATSPAAEDARVVTLPRRDEADGEERQTAIDAYAPAGTPLNQQLRQVVEVDPSFVPKEFLNGARMAYEMIVTAFAAGDRKSLKDLLSREVYEGFDAAITEREQRGEVMKSTFVGIDKAEITGAEVRGQEVQITVRLVSQLISATYDSQGAVIEGDAESVGDVNDIWTFARDTRSRDPNWKLIATESDQ, encoded by the coding sequence ATGGGTTCTAATGATTTTGTGACTCTCTTCTTTCTGGTGGCTGCGGTCCTGATTTTCTGGCAGCTGCGCAGCGTATTGGGACGTCGCACTGGCAATGAAAAGCCACCGAAAGATCCTTTCGCCGGACGTCCGGACGCGACATCTCCAGCAGCGGAAGATGCGCGGGTCGTGACTTTACCCCGCCGCGATGAGGCCGATGGCGAGGAACGCCAGACGGCAATCGACGCCTACGCCCCAGCTGGCACCCCGCTGAACCAGCAATTGCGCCAGGTCGTGGAGGTTGATCCGAGCTTTGTGCCGAAGGAATTCCTCAATGGCGCTCGTATGGCTTACGAGATGATTGTCACGGCCTTCGCGGCTGGCGACAGGAAGAGCTTGAAGGATCTGCTGTCGCGTGAGGTCTATGAGGGTTTCGATGCGGCGATTACCGAGCGCGAACAGCGCGGCGAAGTGATGAAGTCGACTTTTGTCGGTATCGACAAGGCGGAAATCACCGGCGCCGAAGTCCGTGGCCAGGAAGTCCAGATCACCGTGCGGCTGGTCAGCCAGTTGATTTCCGCGACCTATGACAGCCAAGGCGCGGTGATCGAGGGTGACGCTGAATCGGTTGGCGATGTCAACGATATCTGGACATTTGCCCGCGATACGCGCTCACGCGATCCGAACTGGAAGCTGATCGCCACCGAATCCGACCAATGA
- a CDS encoding Smr/MutS family protein: protein MAGRDRISTEDRILWGKVARTTRPMAGRLEELTAFEDALSELEASKVLEPGLAAMRASLESSAAKPEPKKPSGLHHPLERPVKRKLSRGKLKLEARIDLHGLFQSEAHAILLEFLVRAHERGLRHVLIITGKGSSMGSEGALKRAVPLWFSKPEFRYLISSHEPAAHHHGGEGALYVRLARRGGERLGGDGQ from the coding sequence ATGGCGGGCAGGGACAGGATCAGTACGGAAGATCGGATTTTGTGGGGCAAGGTGGCACGCACCACCCGACCCATGGCCGGTCGTCTGGAAGAGTTGACCGCCTTTGAAGACGCCTTATCTGAATTGGAAGCGTCCAAAGTTCTGGAACCCGGCCTTGCAGCCATGCGTGCCTCGCTCGAAAGTTCTGCCGCAAAGCCTGAACCGAAGAAGCCGTCCGGCCTCCACCATCCACTGGAGCGTCCTGTCAAGCGCAAGCTGTCGCGTGGCAAGCTCAAGCTGGAAGCCCGCATTGACCTGCACGGACTGTTCCAGAGCGAGGCCCATGCGATCCTGTTGGAGTTTCTGGTGCGCGCCCATGAGCGTGGACTTCGTCACGTCTTGATCATCACCGGCAAGGGCAGTTCGATGGGCAGCGAAGGCGCCCTGAAACGGGCGGTGCCGCTGTGGTTTTCCAAGCCGGAATTCCGTTACTTGATTTCTTCCCATGAGCCAGCAGCTCATCATCACGGTGGAGAAGGTGCGCTTTACGTCCGCTTGGCGCGCCGGGGCGGGGAACGATTGGGCGGGGATGGACAATGA
- a CDS encoding helix-turn-helix domain-containing protein — translation MTPFGDAVRGLRERKGVSQKDMAKAIGVTPAYLSALEHGRRGKPSFDLLQRIAGYFNIIWDEADDLFAVAGLSHPRVTLDTAGLPAAHTAFANRLAGMIRTLSPDVIEDLNALLSRSERDRQNPGNPVEAC, via the coding sequence ATGACCCCCTTCGGCGATGCGGTGCGTGGACTTCGTGAGCGCAAGGGCGTGAGCCAGAAGGACATGGCCAAGGCGATTGGCGTGACGCCAGCCTATCTTTCGGCGCTCGAGCACGGACGGCGCGGCAAGCCGAGCTTTGACCTCTTGCAACGCATTGCCGGCTATTTCAACATCATCTGGGATGAGGCCGATGACCTGTTTGCCGTAGCGGGCCTTTCCCATCCTCGGGTGACGCTGGATACCGCTGGTCTGCCTGCTGCCCATACCGCTTTTGCCAACCGGCTTGCAGGGATGATTCGCACCTTGTCGCCCGATGTGATAGAAGATCTCAACGCACTCCTGAGCAGAAGCGAGCGGGACCGTCAAAACCCTGGAAATCCCGTGGAAGCCTGCTGA
- a CDS encoding FxsA family protein, with the protein MRLTALFLLLLPLMKIAGFVLVGQWLGVLPTLALVIGSSLFGLLVLRSQGISLAQRLRRPRPNDPERAAKGVLSGTAQMFGGLLLILPGFITDILGLLLLVPMVRSALWKIISPRLVFVQRGGRGPGWQQGPGGPSSSGPGPAKAEDIIDLDEKEYQRHNPNGSSRWTRLPGDDGKG; encoded by the coding sequence ATGCGACTGACTGCCCTTTTCCTGTTGCTACTGCCTTTGATGAAGATCGCCGGCTTTGTCCTGGTCGGACAATGGCTGGGTGTTCTGCCGACACTGGCGCTGGTGATCGGCTCCAGTCTGTTCGGCCTGCTGGTGCTCAGGAGCCAGGGGATCAGTCTTGCCCAGCGCCTGCGTCGTCCGCGTCCAAACGACCCCGAACGAGCGGCCAAAGGCGTACTGAGCGGCACAGCACAGATGTTTGGCGGACTATTGCTGATATTGCCAGGCTTCATCACCGATATTCTTGGCCTGCTGCTCCTGGTGCCAATGGTGCGCTCTGCGCTTTGGAAGATCATCAGCCCAAGACTTGTCTTCGTGCAGCGCGGCGGGCGGGGACCTGGCTGGCAACAGGGGCCAGGCGGGCCGTCATCATCAGGACCAGGTCCAGCAAAAGCGGAGGACATCATCGATCTCGATGAAAAGGAATATCAAAGGCACAATCCAAACGGCTCCTCGCGCTGGACCCGGTTGCCAGGGGATGACGGCAAGGGGTGA
- the hemJ gene encoding protoporphyrinogen oxidase HemJ, which translates to MNGRQSGETAGKTARLRALVALAIFCLIAIALFWAGPDQSYLWIKALHVIAIISWMAGLLYMPRLLIYHFDAPKGSLQAETFAVMERRLMNVIMRPAMALSWILGLYLAWSVFGFQGGWLHAKLTAVVCLTLANEYLGMAAKSFAKGEYLKTPGFWRAFNEIPTVLMIVIVILVIVKPF; encoded by the coding sequence ATGAATGGCAGGCAAAGCGGTGAAACGGCGGGTAAGACCGCACGCTTGCGGGCCTTGGTGGCTCTCGCCATTTTTTGCCTGATCGCGATTGCCTTGTTTTGGGCCGGTCCCGATCAATCCTATCTCTGGATAAAGGCCTTGCATGTCATCGCGATCATCTCCTGGATGGCAGGCCTGCTCTATATGCCGCGGCTTCTGATCTACCATTTTGATGCACCGAAGGGATCACTCCAGGCCGAGACATTTGCGGTTATGGAGCGTCGCCTGATGAATGTGATCATGCGCCCGGCCATGGCTCTGTCCTGGATTCTGGGTCTCTACCTCGCCTGGTCGGTGTTCGGATTCCAGGGTGGATGGCTGCATGCAAAACTGACTGCGGTTGTTTGTCTCACCCTCGCTAACGAATATCTGGGCATGGCCGCCAAATCCTTTGCCAAAGGCGAATATCTGAAAACCCCGGGATTTTGGCGGGCTTTCAATGAAATTCCGACAGTCTTGATGATCGTGATTGTCATTCTGGTCATTGTAAAACCCTTCTAA
- a CDS encoding shikimate dehydrogenase gives MHDSRETFLTGAFVAGYPIKHSRSPIIHSYWLQQHGLAGGYEKLEIDPADIADFFAKLKTGKTRYRGGNITIPHKEAAFQIADVPDEVARQLGAANTLWLENGLIHATNTDVYGFLANLDQGHAGWDKARKAVVLGAGGASRAIIQGLLDRGLQHIHVVNRTLARAQDLADHFGVAVHAHGRDELQEVLQGADLLVNTTSLGMNGEDVPQIDWERLSPGALVTDIVYTPLETGLLRQARAAGFATVDGLGMLLHQAVPGFEKWFGVRPQVTDDLRQLLIADLEKQP, from the coding sequence ATGCATGATTCACGTGAAACATTTCTGACGGGCGCCTTTGTTGCCGGCTACCCAATCAAGCATTCCCGTTCGCCTATTATCCATAGCTATTGGCTTCAGCAGCACGGTCTGGCGGGTGGCTATGAGAAACTGGAGATCGACCCGGCAGATATCGCGGATTTCTTCGCCAAACTGAAAACAGGCAAGACCCGCTATCGGGGTGGCAACATTACCATCCCGCATAAAGAGGCCGCCTTTCAGATCGCTGATGTCCCCGACGAGGTGGCAAGGCAGCTTGGGGCTGCCAATACGCTTTGGCTTGAAAATGGGCTTATTCACGCCACCAATACCGATGTTTACGGTTTTCTGGCCAATCTTGATCAGGGGCATGCTGGCTGGGATAAGGCGCGCAAGGCCGTCGTGTTGGGGGCGGGTGGTGCCAGTCGGGCGATCATCCAGGGACTATTGGATCGAGGATTGCAGCATATCCATGTTGTCAATCGGACCCTGGCACGAGCCCAGGATCTGGCGGATCATTTTGGCGTTGCCGTCCATGCGCATGGGAGAGATGAGTTGCAGGAGGTTTTGCAGGGCGCGGACCTCTTGGTCAACACCACGTCTCTCGGCATGAATGGCGAAGATGTTCCACAGATTGACTGGGAGAGGCTGTCTCCCGGCGCTTTGGTAACGGATATCGTCTATACGCCGCTGGAAACCGGCCTGTTGCGGCAAGCGAGGGCGGCGGGCTTTGCCACGGTGGATGGTCTTGGCATGCTTTTGCATCAGGCCGTACCGGGATTTGAAAAATGGTTTGGCGTCCGGCCCCAGGTGACGGATGATTTGCGCCAGTTGTTGATTGCCGATCTGGAGAAGCAGCCATGA
- the coaE gene encoding dephospho-CoA kinase (Dephospho-CoA kinase (CoaE) performs the final step in coenzyme A biosynthesis.) — protein sequence MIRIGLTGSIGMGKTTTADFFRQEGVPVYDADAAVHDLYRGDAVAPIGAIFPEAVVSEVVDREVLSRTLAQNPGKLKELEAIVHPLVRDKQQDFLEDQELAGADLVVFDIPLLFETGGEKRLDKVVVVSCDADTQRRRVLARPGWSEEKLALVLSRQMPDAEKRARADFVIDTGQGLKVAQTQVKAIVSTLRGET from the coding sequence ATGATACGCATCGGTCTGACCGGCTCGATTGGCATGGGCAAGACAACGACGGCAGATTTTTTTCGTCAGGAAGGTGTGCCGGTCTATGATGCCGATGCCGCCGTGCATGACTTGTACCGGGGCGATGCGGTCGCTCCGATTGGCGCTATTTTTCCCGAAGCGGTTGTTTCTGAAGTCGTGGATCGGGAGGTTCTCAGTCGGACTCTGGCTCAGAATCCGGGTAAGCTTAAAGAATTGGAGGCGATCGTTCACCCGCTTGTGCGCGACAAACAACAGGATTTCCTGGAAGATCAGGAATTGGCGGGCGCCGATCTGGTTGTTTTCGATATTCCGCTGCTGTTTGAAACCGGCGGAGAAAAACGGCTTGATAAGGTCGTTGTCGTCAGTTGCGATGCCGATACGCAAAGGCGTAGGGTGCTGGCGCGACCGGGCTGGAGCGAAGAAAAGCTGGCACTGGTTCTGTCGCGGCAGATGCCGGATGCTGAAAAGCGCGCCCGCGCCGATTTCGTGATTGACACCGGACAAGGCCTTAAGGTGGCACAAACTCAGGTAAAAGCCATCGTTTCCACCCTACGTGGGGAAACCTGA
- a CDS encoding Maf family nucleotide pyrophosphatase, with translation MTIPVILASTSPFRRHLLEQAGLRFTAMAPDIDEREIEGRAEHQHVSPPELSQVLACEKALAVSRQAPDGFVIGGDQVLALGERIYHKPKDLLSARDQLLSLRGETHVLYSALALAKQGEVIWRHVSQARMTMRMFSETFLDDYLERVGEAILKSVGGYQIEGLGVQLFSDIVGDYFTIVGVPLLPLMEKLRELDIVHA, from the coding sequence ATGACAATTCCCGTTATTCTTGCATCGACCAGCCCTTTCCGCCGGCACCTGCTGGAACAGGCTGGTTTGCGGTTCACTGCCATGGCGCCCGATATCGATGAGCGCGAAATCGAAGGTCGGGCCGAGCATCAGCATGTGTCGCCACCGGAGTTGTCACAGGTGCTGGCCTGCGAAAAGGCTTTGGCCGTGAGCCGGCAGGCGCCGGATGGTTTTGTGATCGGTGGCGATCAGGTTTTGGCTCTGGGCGAACGGATCTATCACAAGCCAAAGGATCTCCTCTCTGCTCGTGACCAATTGCTCAGCCTGCGGGGTGAAACTCATGTGCTTTATAGCGCGCTGGCGCTGGCGAAACAGGGTGAGGTGATCTGGCGGCATGTCTCACAGGCCCGGATGACCATGCGGATGTTCAGTGAGACGTTTCTGGACGATTATCTTGAACGGGTAGGCGAGGCGATCCTGAAAAGCGTTGGTGGCTATCAGATCGAAGGCTTGGGCGTGCAGTTGTTTTCGGATATCGTCGGGGACTATTTTACCATCGTCGGCGTGCCGCTTTTGCCTCTGATGGAGAAACTGCGCGAATTGGATATTGTGCATGCATGA
- the secB gene encoding protein-export chaperone SecB, with product MANENSNGAESPSLNILAQYIKDLSFENPGAPRSLQARDKAPSININVNVNANPLSDNDFDVVLSLTAEARDDDKVVFAAELVYGGVFRITGFPQEHMLPVLFIECPRLLFPFARQIIADATRNGGFPPLMIDPIDFAQMFAQRFAEEQGRVN from the coding sequence ATGGCCAATGAAAACAGCAATGGGGCGGAAAGCCCGTCCCTGAATATCCTTGCACAATATATCAAGGATCTGTCCTTCGAAAATCCGGGTGCGCCGCGCTCGCTCCAGGCCCGGGACAAGGCCCCTTCGATCAATATCAATGTCAATGTCAACGCCAACCCGCTGTCGGACAATGATTTCGACGTGGTCCTGTCGCTGACCGCCGAAGCGCGCGACGACGACAAAGTGGTTTTTGCAGCCGAGCTGGTCTATGGCGGCGTCTTCCGCATCACCGGTTTCCCGCAGGAGCATATGCTGCCGGTGTTGTTCATCGAATGCCCGCGCCTGCTCTTCCCGTTTGCGCGCCAGATCATCGCCGATGCAACGCGCAATGGCGGTTTCCCCCCACTGATGATCGACCCGATCGATTTTGCACAGATGTTTGCCCAGCGCTTTGCCGAGGAACAGGGTCGGGTCAACTGA